From a single Bacillus pumilus genomic region:
- a CDS encoding YhgE/Pip domain-containing protein, translating to MNLIRNQWKDIVTSKKLLIPILAVLFIPLIYSGVFLKAYWDPYGTVDQLPVAVVNLDEGSHYDGKNLQVGDDLVKELKKNDNFKWHFVNSEEKAIKGLNNEDYYLVVEIPKDFSKNASTVLDKHPKKSNLKYYTNPGANYAASQIANNAIIKLKDSVSKEVTENYAEVIFDNFKTIAKGLDQASDGAKKIDDGTKSAKDGSQKLKDNLAKLAEGTLTYSEGVHQFAGKMGELNTGIQSLDSGLGQLLTGYQTIDQKFGELGSGIDTLTEGLNTSREGHQQLASKMPQFTAGIEQLNNKAQSFSEKIAAVEKVLSSPELANLEKMAPKLDQVKKDAKTFSTKLASLKEALSNRDAKVKSIIQNSSMTDEEKKAAMDQLNSLPTIELPDLSGLEQSLAALQELPDASEVQSAVASAKEQLQQVKQLPKKTEQLYTSTVAIQNAIDQMTSGTNKLYQGALKLQTGQGQLQDGLQTANGKLDTAKSGADKLANGSSQLSAALNKLESGSTSIQSNTSKLAEGSKSLDKGLGDLKSGTGKLSNKLKSAADDTGEIDAGQDNYNMIANPVKTENDTAKKIDNYGTGLTPYILSMGLFVGALMLTVVFPMKDPAGRPRNAFEWFVSKYSVLLLVGILQAVIASSMLIFGLGLEVESLWRFYLFAIIVSLTFLAIIQLLATTMGNPGRFIAVIILVLQLAASAGTFPLELVPKFFQVIHSLLPMTYTINGFRTIIASGDDSYLWHQAAILGTVAIIMMAATTAYFAWNVRKMKQEEA from the coding sequence ATGAATTTAATTCGGAATCAATGGAAAGACATTGTGACGAGCAAAAAACTACTGATCCCGATTTTAGCTGTCTTATTTATTCCACTGATTTATAGTGGTGTATTTTTAAAGGCGTATTGGGATCCATATGGTACAGTTGATCAATTACCTGTAGCGGTTGTCAACTTGGATGAAGGTAGTCATTATGACGGCAAAAACCTTCAAGTGGGCGATGATTTAGTGAAGGAATTGAAAAAGAACGATAATTTTAAATGGCACTTTGTTAATAGTGAAGAAAAGGCCATCAAGGGATTAAATAACGAGGACTATTATCTCGTTGTCGAGATTCCAAAAGATTTCTCGAAAAATGCGAGTACAGTGCTAGACAAACATCCGAAAAAATCGAATCTGAAATATTATACGAATCCAGGCGCAAACTATGCTGCGTCACAAATTGCGAATAATGCCATTATCAAATTAAAAGATTCGGTTTCAAAGGAAGTCACAGAAAATTATGCAGAGGTCATCTTTGATAACTTCAAAACGATTGCCAAAGGGTTAGATCAAGCAAGCGATGGTGCGAAGAAAATTGATGACGGAACAAAAAGCGCAAAAGATGGCAGTCAAAAGTTAAAAGACAATCTGGCGAAATTGGCTGAAGGTACGTTAACCTATAGCGAAGGTGTTCATCAGTTCGCAGGGAAAATGGGTGAACTGAACACAGGCATACAGTCTTTAGACAGTGGACTTGGTCAGCTTTTAACAGGCTATCAAACCATTGATCAGAAATTTGGAGAGCTTGGTTCAGGAATTGATACATTAACCGAAGGATTAAACACAAGCCGAGAAGGACATCAGCAGCTCGCTTCTAAAATGCCGCAATTCACAGCAGGCATTGAACAGCTAAACAACAAAGCACAATCCTTTTCAGAAAAAATTGCAGCAGTGGAAAAAGTCTTATCGTCACCAGAATTAGCGAATCTTGAAAAGATGGCGCCTAAACTCGATCAGGTGAAAAAAGACGCAAAAACATTCAGTACAAAACTTGCTTCATTAAAAGAGGCATTATCGAATCGAGATGCTAAAGTAAAAAGCATTATTCAAAACAGCTCCATGACAGATGAAGAGAAAAAGGCGGCAATGGATCAGCTTAATAGTCTGCCTACAATTGAACTGCCTGATCTGTCTGGACTCGAACAAAGCTTAGCAGCCTTGCAGGAACTGCCTGATGCAAGTGAGGTTCAATCTGCGGTAGCTTCGGCAAAAGAACAGCTGCAGCAAGTCAAACAGCTGCCTAAGAAAACAGAACAGCTGTATACATCTACAGTCGCAATACAAAATGCAATCGACCAAATGACATCTGGTACGAATAAATTATATCAAGGAGCGTTAAAGCTTCAAACAGGTCAAGGCCAATTACAAGATGGTCTGCAAACAGCAAATGGAAAGCTTGATACGGCGAAAAGCGGAGCGGATAAGCTTGCAAATGGATCAAGCCAGCTGAGCGCAGCGTTAAATAAGCTGGAAAGTGGTTCAACAAGTATCCAAAGCAATACATCTAAGCTTGCCGAAGGCTCAAAATCGCTTGATAAAGGATTGGGAGATTTAAAGAGCGGTACAGGGAAGCTGTCTAACAAATTGAAAAGCGCCGCTGATGACACAGGAGAAATTGACGCGGGGCAAGACAATTACAATATGATTGCAAATCCAGTGAAAACAGAAAATGATACAGCGAAAAAGATTGATAATTATGGAACAGGACTCACGCCGTATATTTTATCGATGGGACTCTTTGTTGGGGCTCTCATGCTCACCGTTGTCTTCCCAATGAAAGACCCCGCCGGACGACCTAGAAATGCGTTTGAATGGTTTGTCAGCAAATATAGTGTGCTCCTGCTTGTTGGTATCCTGCAAGCAGTCATTGCAAGCTCCATGCTCATCTTTGGGCTTGGTCTTGAGGTAGAAAGCCTCTGGCGCTTCTATCTCTTTGCGATCATTGTCAGCTTGACATTCTTAGCAATTATTCAGCTTCTAGCAACAACAATGGGGAACCCGGGACGCTTCATTGCCGTCATTATCTTGGTTCTTCAGCTCGCAGCAAGTGCTGGTACATTTCCACTCGAGCTTGTGCCGAAATTCTTCCAAGTCATTCATAGTCTGCTGCCAATGACGTATACCATCAATGGCTTTAGAACGATCATTGCAAGCGGTGATGACAGTTATTTATGGCACCAAGCAGCGATTTTAGGAACAGTTGCAATCATCATGATGGCCGCAACTACCGCATACTTTGCTTGGAACGTAAGAAAAATGAAACAAGAAGAAGCTTAA
- a CDS encoding M42 family metallopeptidase codes for MTTEIKETVQLIQKLVSIPSPSGNTEKVIGFVERFLHDLNVETKRNRKGGLIATIKGTNDKEHRMLTAHVDTLGAMVKEIKSNGRLRLALIGGFQYNSIEGEYCEIETVSGHTYTGTILMHQTSVHVYADAGKAKRNQENMEIRLDEKVKDADDVKALGIQVGDFISFDPRVEVTSSGFIKSRHLDDKASVALLLRLIHRIQKENITLPHTTHFLISNNEEIGYGGNSNIPEETVEYLAVDMGAIGDGQSTDEYSVSICVKDSSGPYHYGLRKHLAALAEENHIDYRLDIYPYYGSDASAAIRAGYDIIHGLIGPGIDSSHAFERTHEDSLDHTANLLYHYVQSALIKA; via the coding sequence ATGACAACTGAAATAAAAGAAACTGTGCAGCTAATTCAAAAGCTCGTCTCGATTCCAAGTCCATCAGGAAATACAGAAAAGGTAATCGGCTTTGTTGAACGTTTTTTACATGATTTGAATGTTGAGACAAAACGAAATCGAAAAGGCGGCTTAATTGCCACAATCAAAGGAACAAATGACAAGGAACATCGTATGCTGACAGCACATGTCGATACGCTCGGTGCGATGGTAAAGGAAATTAAATCAAATGGGCGGCTGCGTCTTGCACTCATTGGCGGCTTTCAGTATAACTCGATCGAAGGCGAATATTGTGAAATTGAAACCGTATCAGGCCATACATACACAGGAACCATTCTGATGCATCAGACGTCAGTTCATGTCTATGCGGATGCTGGAAAAGCAAAGCGAAACCAAGAGAATATGGAGATCCGTCTCGATGAAAAGGTGAAAGATGCAGACGATGTCAAAGCACTTGGCATTCAAGTAGGAGACTTTATCTCGTTTGACCCAAGAGTGGAAGTGACGTCTTCAGGTTTTATTAAATCAAGACATCTTGATGACAAGGCAAGCGTGGCGCTCCTGCTGCGACTTATTCACCGTATTCAAAAGGAAAACATCACATTGCCGCATACGACGCACTTCTTAATTTCTAATAATGAAGAGATTGGCTACGGAGGTAACTCCAACATTCCAGAAGAAACGGTGGAATACCTCGCTGTTGATATGGGGGCTATCGGCGATGGCCAATCGACAGATGAATACAGTGTATCTATTTGTGTGAAAGATTCAAGCGGTCCTTATCATTATGGATTACGCAAGCATTTAGCCGCATTAGCAGAAGAGAATCACATTGATTATCGTCTCGATATTTATCCTTATTACGGTTCTGATGCATCAGCAGCGATAAGAGCAGGGTATGATATTATTCATGGACTGATTGGCCCTGGCATAGATTCCTCGCATGCTTTTGAAAGAACACATGAAGATTCTCTCGATCATACAGCGAATCTCCTTTATCACTATGTTCAATCAGCATTAATCAAGGCATAA
- a CDS encoding cation:dicarboxylate symporter family transporter translates to MKKLKFGLATQILIGLILGVVVGAIFFGNPGVETYLKPIGDFFLRLIKMIVIPIVVSSLILGVAGAGDGKKVGKLGFRTILYFEIITTFAIILGLVLANFVQPGAGVDFGHTEKQDISQYVETEKEQSSKSVADTFLHIVPTNFFQSLAEGDLLAIIFFTVLFALGVSAIGERGKPVLAFFEGVSHAMFHVVNVVMKAAPFGVFALIGVTVSKFGLESLISLGKLVGLVYFALALFLIVVFGMIGKMIGVNIFRFLAYMKDEMLLAFSTSSSETVLPRVMDKMERIGCPKGIVSFVIPIGYTFNLDGSVLYQAIAALFLAQVYGIDLTIVQQLTLILVLMVTSKGMAAVPGTSFVVLLATLGTIGVPAEGLAFIAGVDRIMDMARTVVNLTGNALAAVVMSKWEGQYDPEKGHRVMTGQDVPEPTQLSS, encoded by the coding sequence ATGAAAAAATTAAAATTTGGATTAGCTACTCAAATCCTAATCGGTCTTATTCTCGGTGTCGTTGTTGGGGCAATCTTTTTTGGTAACCCAGGCGTTGAGACATACTTAAAACCAATCGGAGACTTCTTCTTAAGGCTCATTAAGATGATTGTCATACCAATTGTCGTTTCGAGCTTAATTCTAGGGGTAGCAGGTGCAGGTGATGGTAAAAAGGTAGGGAAGCTTGGTTTTAGAACCATTCTTTATTTTGAAATCATTACAACATTTGCGATTATCCTTGGTCTCGTGCTTGCAAACTTTGTACAACCTGGTGCAGGCGTTGACTTTGGTCATACGGAAAAACAAGATATTAGCCAGTATGTTGAAACGGAAAAAGAACAAAGCAGCAAATCAGTTGCTGATACGTTCCTTCATATCGTTCCGACGAACTTCTTCCAATCATTGGCGGAAGGTGATTTGCTTGCGATTATTTTCTTCACTGTGCTGTTTGCACTCGGCGTTTCAGCCATTGGTGAACGCGGTAAACCTGTACTCGCCTTCTTCGAGGGTGTATCACACGCCATGTTCCATGTCGTCAATGTTGTAATGAAAGCTGCACCATTTGGTGTCTTCGCACTCATTGGTGTGACCGTATCAAAATTTGGTCTTGAATCTCTTATTTCATTAGGTAAGCTCGTAGGTCTTGTTTATTTTGCGCTCGCTCTCTTCCTTATCGTTGTATTCGGAATGATTGGAAAGATGATTGGCGTCAATATTTTCAGATTTCTTGCTTACATGAAAGACGAAATGCTTCTAGCCTTTAGTACATCCAGCTCTGAAACAGTTTTACCAAGAGTCATGGATAAAATGGAGCGCATCGGGTGTCCAAAGGGAATTGTTTCTTTCGTTATCCCAATCGGTTATACATTTAACCTGGACGGCTCTGTCTTGTACCAAGCCATCGCTGCGCTATTCCTTGCACAGGTATACGGCATTGACCTGACGATCGTCCAGCAGCTCACACTTATTCTTGTGCTGATGGTAACATCTAAAGGTATGGCTGCCGTTCCTGGTACGTCCTTTGTTGTATTACTTGCCACATTAGGAACAATCGGTGTACCTGCCGAGGGTCTTGCATTTATTGCTGGTGTGGACCGTATCATGGATATGGCGCGCACGGTTGTCAACTTAACAGGAAATGCACTTGCAGCTGTCGTGATGTCTAAATGGGAAGGTCAATATGACCCTGAAAAAGGACATCGCGTGATGACTGGACAAGATGTACCTGAACCGACACAGCTTTCAAGCTAA